In one window of Henckelia pumila isolate YLH828 chromosome 1, ASM3356847v2, whole genome shotgun sequence DNA:
- the LOC140874449 gene encoding putative late blight resistance protein homolog R1A-3 produces the protein MAAYASLLSLARTLHQILNLHRCNRQGIIVSLLQKVDFILDFLEHHSEMHYGTAHPLGNGMRKAAYEAQDFMDSYLCWASSSAADFDSSSSEACKEDSRVDQNLNLALQRIDFFWAEAMKIKNMYTNAEDLRPISYSYPLTKNFVVGFDDYEDLHAIKERIYGDSAKLQVIPIVGMGGIGKSTLARRAYDDSLFAQYFDVYEWITVSQVYQRPEILSQLLRNIKKPGNHKHDGSEAQLAKLVYQNLVGRRYLIVVDDIWSTKVWDDLKMIFADDCNGSRILLTTRLSDVAEYAGAYSTPLHHMSLLNEYQSWKLLSERIFGQESCPPQLVEIGRKIARNCRGLPLTIVVVAGLLLSSGDDLAKEELWRNVSERVSSTEPSIAEQCSKILCLSYDWLPLRLKPCFLYIAAFPEDTKIDASKLIKLWVAEGFLRPSDRYSKCLEDAGEVYLEDLVNRSLILASQKGPDGKLEMVEIHDLLREICVTKAEEDGFLYHVSAIRNGWAGSMENPNRRLSIHNAEISGEWQIQDSNIRSVLLFSKRYVGPRLSICCKSLTVLDALHVAWPKFSEVISTFLNLRYIAFVLNYGSCPHGFPASISKLPNLETMIAHVKYFERLKVPYEILNMPKLRHLIMDTPFRISYPSSTGIFHGRELQTLNTVLDFRFTEEAIRTLVNLKKLKVVFNMDCDDWDDYNLDNLFHLQNLEELLVSMVSELEFPNPLVLWNHAFPISLKKLTLRNVPLPWENMTIVGSLPNLQVLELMSMNVDEVSEWTPMEGQFLQLKYFRSSLDYLVKWEVEKEHFPSLESLVLKQARWIDEIPCGIGNIDSLQLIELHDCGRSLVDSAKQIQEQQHENGNDAFQVRVVNSYNWFSEQCK, from the coding sequence ATGGCCGCTTATGCCTCGCTGCTTTCACTTGCTCGAACACTGCACCAGATCTTGAATCTCCATCGCTGTAACAGACAAGGAATAATCGTTTCCCTTCTTCAAAAGGTTGATTTCATCCTAGATTTCCTCGAACATCATTCAGAGATGCATTACGGGACAGCCCATCCTCTGGGAAATGGAATGCGAAAAGCTGCATATGAAGCCCAAGATTTCATGGATTCGTATCTGTGTTGGGCATCATCCAGTGCTGCTGATTTTGATTCAAGTTCTTCAGAGGCTTGCAAAGAGGATTCGAGAGTTGACCAAAACTTAAACTTGGCGCTACAAAGGATCGattttttctgggcagaggcgATGAAGATCAAGAACATGTATACTAATGCAGAAGATCTCCGACCCATTTCTTATTCTTATCCTCTAACCAAAAACTTTGTTGTGGGATTCGACGACTATGAGGACTTGCATGCAATCAAAGAACGGATATATGGAGATTCAGCTAAGCTCCAAGTCATCCCGATTGTTGGGATGGGAGGAATTGGGAAGTCGACTCTAGCTAGAAGAGCTTACGATGATTCACTCTTTGCTCAGTATTTCGACGTCTACGAATGGATTACAGTGTCTCAAGTGTATCAAAGGCCAGAGATTCTTTCACAGCTTCTCCGAAACATCAAGAAACCTGGTAATCATAAACACGATGGCAGCGAAGCGCAATTGGCGAAACTAGTGTACCAAAATCTGGTGGGCAGGCGATATCTCATTGTGGTTGATGATATATGGAGTACCAAGGTTTGGGATGATTTGAAGATGATATTTGCAGACGATTGTAATGGAAGTCGGATCTTGTTGACTACGAGGCTATCAGATGTTGCTGAGTATGCAGGGGCTTATAGCACACCACTTCACCACATGAGTCTTTTGAATGAATATCAAAGTTGGAAACTGCTTAGTGAAAGGATTTTCGGACAAGAATCTTGTCCTCCCCAACTGGTGGAAATAGGGAGGAAGATTGCGAGAAATTGTCGCGGACTTCCACTCACGATTGTGGTGGTTGCAGGACTACTCCTTTCGTCGGGAGACGACTTGGCGAAAGAAGAATTGTGGAGAAATGTTTCGGAAAGAGTAAGTTCAACAGAGCCCTCAATCGCGGAGCAATGTTCAAAGATACTATGCTTGAGTTATGATTGGTTGCCTCTCCGGTTAAAGCCATGTTTCCTCTACATTGCAGCTTTTCCTGAAGATACTAAAATTGATGCTTCTAAGCTCATCAAGTTGTGGGTTGCAGAGGGATTTCTTAGACCAAGTGATAGGTACTCTAAATGCTTGGAAGATGCGGGAGAAGTATATTTGGAGGATCTTGTTAATAGAAGTCTGATATTAGCTAGCCAAAAAGGGCCGGACGGGAAACTCGAAATGGTCGAAATTCATGATCTGTTGAGGGAAATATGTGTAACAAAAGCTGAAGAAGATGGGTTTCTTTATCATGTCTCAGCCATAAGGAATGGTTGGGCAGGCTCCATGGAGAATCCGAATCGCCGTCTCAGTATTCACAACGCTGAGATTTCTGGGGAATGGCAAATACAAGATTCAAACATACGTTCAGTTCTACTTTTCTCTAAGAGATATGTGGGACCAAGATTATCCATTTGTTGTAAGAGCCTCACTGTCTTGGATGCACTCCATGTAGCTTGGCCAAAGTTCTCGGAGGTTATCTCAACATTCTTGAATTTAAGGTACATTGCTTTTGTCTTAAATTATGGATCATGCCCACATGGATTCCCTGCCTCAATATCCAAACTTCCTAATCTGGAAACTATGATCGCTCATGTGAAATACTTTGAACGATTGAAAGTACCCTACGAAATTTTGAACATGCCGAAGTTAAGGCATCTGATCATGGACACCCCGTTTCGTATATCATATCCCTCTAGCACAGGAATCTTCCACGGACGTGAACTACAAACACTTAACACGGTGTTAGATTTCCGATTTACCGAAGAAGCCATTAGAACACTTGTAAATTTGAAGAAATTGAAAGTTGTTTTCAACATGGACTGTGATGATTGGGATGATTATAATCTCGACAACCTTTTCCATCTACAAAACCTCGAAGAATTACTAGTCTCTATGGTCTCTGAGCTCGAGTTTCCTAATCCCTTGGTGTTATGGAACCATGCTTTTCCAATCAGTCTAAAGAAGTTAACTCTACGAAATGTTCCTTTGCCTTGGGAAAATATGACCATTGTTGGGTCACTTCCAAATCTTCAAGTGCTCGAGTTGATGAGTATGAATGTAGATGAAGTTTCGGAGTGGACGCCAATGGAAGGCCAATTTCTGCAACTCAAGTACTTTCGTTCTTCGCTAGATTATTTGGTGAAGTGGGAAGTGGAAAAAGAGCACTTCCCAAGCCTTGAAAGCTTGGTTCTCAAACAGGCTCGGTGGATTGATGAGATTCCTTGTGGTATAGGAAATATAGATTCGCTTCAACTCATTGAGTTACATGACTGTGGGAGATCTTTAGTGGATTCAGCAAAGCAAATCCAAGAGCAGCAACATGAAAATGGGAATGATGCTTTTCAAGTCCGTGTCGTTAATTCCTACAATTGGTTTTCAGAACAATGCAAATGA
- the LOC140874448 gene encoding uncharacterized protein, giving the protein MDNSYTNVAIHPPILDGTNYGPWKLKISIYIQSIDSKAWQRVLDGWSPLKRDEEGGGPKPRAQWTTDEIFSSNYNAKAINAIFNSVDMNMFNLIGTCVCARDAWEKLQTHCEGSTSVKKTRMRLLTSKFEKLIMEESETIMQYNTRLKSLANETYVLGDPIFNERLVCKVLRSVPKRFHTKVCAIDESKDTSIMGLDELISSLRTYEMEMEVEDDYKEKKKSEKGAKPLKFPSLPTLEKAWKPNTTRGPRQREYKGYGHYANECSNRLRKGKKNFQINPLGVGCGVATPGRNTIQKSVCFVASKFDNSNDHEEQVAEVYTLEGIQKLYEELYSDWIKRNKLNTTITKENTELKAAVARLEVLMSKKDMELGLLNSELEKGKTNLAKFNSSLDKLDSLLSMGKDDKLGIIFKNSVFKIGESSKSSVFVKEGSNSLNHPSVVSKGKKPISDKTVTVPKTKQLKRPFVCHYCLKPGHIRPFCRKLKNEYLLWESKKVLPPVLHNTKRNWYFDSESSRHMTGTRSADNCYQLGEELACRHSKVDDFSLWHQNLGHVNFKTLKNLSKFEAVRGLTNLKSGVPYICGACQKVSRIRTDHGKEFENSSFSSLCDKKSISQEFSIPKTPQQNYIAERKNRTLQEMTMVMMSSKNISKRFWEEALNTTCHISNRVYLRSGSSMTSYEILMGKRQNINYFHVFGCVCYVLNDRNHLAKFDSKSYKCLFLGYSTNIRAYKMYNLRTRTIMEYINIVFDDFAYFKEPSVVPDVTTPSTTPVPPETDHEDSNQSDEETELITEKDIPSKIQKNHPSSQIIGDVHGTRKTRAKDKVDYRKMVGLVCMSSVYSQVERVDFDENFAPVALIESVQLFLVIECHMGIKLYQMDVKSAFLNDILSEEVYQSDPKVTHLKAVMRILKYVSGTLDLGLWYTRETNTNLFWFSDADWAGDVNDRKSTTGLDPQDIRSEMGYQESDVSAGVTTPKVPSSPLSLPIVPVPAEPIPLDDIMHEDPGNKIDLDNPPNFSVLNRVHPAPPIARRSKRQAGFNPDFTPSKRFYRGPRISLADDDHTSGDDSNDCDYEFVARKNSSNHTAASASASASAPVAKYVSESSASSSSDGVQRINGAKYGRKAQKKKEFGVGEEPQE; this is encoded by the exons ATGGATAATTCGTACACAAATGTTGCAATCCATCCACCAATTTTGGATGGGACAAATTATGGCCCATGGAAACTGAAGATTAGTATATACATACAATCTATTGATTCCAAGGCCTGGCAACGTGTTCTCGATGGTTGGTCACCACTAAAGAGAGATGAAGAAGGCGGTGGACCCAAACCAAGAGCACAATGGACAACCGATGAAATCTTTTCGTCTAATTATAATGCTAAAGCCATTAATGCTATTTTTAATTCTGTGGACATGAATATGTTTAATCTTATTGGTACTTGTGTTTGTGCAAGGGATGCTTGGGAGAAACTTCAAACTCACTGTGAAGGCTCGACAAGTGTTAAGAAGACAAGGATGCGTCTcctaacttcaaaatttgaaaaattgataATGGAAGAAAGTGAGACCATCATGCAATACAATACTAGATTGAAGAGTCTTGCTAATGAAACATATGTTCTCGGTGATCCTATCTTCAATGAACGACTTGTGTGCAAAGTACTTCGTTCTGTTCCAAAAAGGTTTCACACTAAAGTTTGTGCTATAGATGAATCTAAGgatacatctataatgggtttggatgagttGATAAGTTCGCTTCGCACATATGAGATGGAGATGGAAGTAGAAGATGACTATAAAG aaaagaagaaaagtgaGAAAGGTGCAAAACCTTTGAAATTTCCTAGTTTACCCACTTTAGAGAAGGCTTGGAAACCTAATACTACTCGAGGACCTcgacaaag GGAATATAAGGGATATgggcattatgcaaatgaatgttcCAATCGTCTTCGAAAAG gtaagaaaaattttcagatcaatccactCGGGGTTGGCTgtggtgttgcaacacctgggCGCAATACAATTCAAAAATCTGTTTGTTTTGTTGCTTCTAAATTTGATAATTCCAATGATCATGAAGAACAGGTAGCTGAAGTATATACTCTGGAAGGTATTCAGAAACTCTATGAAGAGTTGTACAGTGATTGGATCAAGAGAAATAAGTTGAACACAACTATCACCAAAGAGAATACTGAATTGAAAGCTGCTGTAGCTAGGCTGGAAGTCCTCATGAGCAAGAAAGACATGGAATTGGGATTACTGAATAGTGAGCTTGAAAAAGGAAAAACAAATCTTGCCAAATTTAATTCAAGTTTGGACAAACTTGATTCTCTTTTGTCAATGGGCAAAGATGATAAGTTaggaattatttttaaaaacagtGTTTTTAAAATTGGTGAATCTTCTAAATCATcagtgtttgtgaaggaaggtaGCAATTCTTTGAACCATCCTtcagttgtctccaaaggtaaGAAACCTATTTCTGATAAAACTGTTACTGTTCCAAAGACAAAACAATTGAAGCGTCCTTTTGTTTGCCATTACTGTCTCAAACCTGGTCACATAAGGCCATTTTGTCGTAAGCTTAAGAATGAATATCTTTTGTGGGAGTCTAAGAAGGTGTTGCCTCCCGTGTTGCACAACACCAAGC GAAACTGGTACTTTGATAGTGAAAGCTCTCGGCACATGACAG GTACAAGATCAGCAGATAATTGCTACCAACTCGGTGAGGAATTGGCTTGTAGACACTCAAAGGTTGATGATTTTAGTCTATGGCACCAAAATCTTGGtcatgtgaatttcaagactTTAAAGAATTTGAGTAAGTTTGAGGCTGTCAGAGGACTGACAAATTTAAAGTCTGGTGTTCCATACATCtgtggtgcatgccaaaaag TTTCGAGGATCAGAACTGATCATGGAAAAgaatttgagaactcatctttttcttctttatGTGATAAGAAGAGCATTTCACAAGAGTTCTCTATtccaaaaactcctcaacagaaTTACATTGCTGAAAGGAAGAATAGGACATTGCAGGAGATGACTATggtgatgatgagctcaaaGAATATCTCCAAGAGATTTTGGGAAGAAGCATTAAACACAACGTGTCATATTTCCAACCGTGTTTACTTGAGAAGTGGTTCTTCGATGACATCCTATGAGatcctcatgggaaagaggcaaAATATCAATTACTTTCATGTTTTTGGTTGTGTGTGTTATGTGTTAAATGATAGAAATCACTtagcaaaatttgattccaagagTTATAAGTGTTTGTTCCTTGGTTATTCTACTAATATTCGTGCATATAAGATGTATAACCTTAGAACTAGAACAATTATGGAATATATTAATAttgtttttgatgattttgcatATTTCAAAG AACCCAGTGTTGTCCCTGATGTTACAACACCAAGCACAACACCGGTTCCACCAGAAACTGATCATGAGGATAGTAATCAAAGTGATGAGGAAACTGAGTTAATCACTGAAAAGGACATTCCAAGCAAGATACAGAAGAATCATCCTTCATCACAGATTATTGGAGATGTTCATGGTACTAGGAAAACCCGAGCTAAGGACAAGGTGGACTACCGCAAGATGGTTGGattagtatgcatgagttccgtGTACTCGCAG GTTGAGagggttgattttgatgagaaCTTCGCTCCTGTTGCCCTCATTGAGTCAGTCCAACTATTTCTTGTGATTGAATGTCATATGGGTATAAAACTttaccaaatggatgtgaaaagtgcatttttgaatgatattttaagtGAGGAAGT gtaccaatctgatccaaaggtaACTCATCTAAAAGCTGTTATGcgtattttgaaatatgtttcgggtacatTGGATTTAGGATTGTGGTACACAAGGGAAACAAACACTAATCTTTTTTGGTTTAGTGATGCTGACTGGGCCGGTGATGTTAATGATAGAAAGAGCACTACGG gcCTTGATCCTCAAGATATCCGAAGTGAGATGGGATACCAAGAATCCGATGTTTCcgccggtgttacaacaccgAAAGTGCCATCTTCTCCTCTATCCTTGCCAATAGTTCCAGTGCCCGCAGAACCAATTCCACTTGATGATATTATGCACGAAGATCCTGGGAACAAGATTGATTTAGATAATCCTCCGAATTTCTCTGTTTTGAACCGTGTACATCCCGCTCCACCTATTGCGCGTCGATCAAAGAGACAAGCCGGGTTCAATCCCGATTTCACTCCTTCAAAGAGGTTTTACAGAGGGCCTCGTATTTCCTTGGCAGATGATGATCACACCTCTGGTGATGATTCAAACGATTGTGATTACGAGTTTGTGGCGCGGAAGAATTCCTCTAACCACACTGCTGCGTCCGCCTCTGCCTCTGCCTCTGCACCAGTTGCTAAATATGTTTCTGAGAGCAGTGCTTCGAGCTCTTCTGATGGG GTACAGAGAATAAATGGAGCAAAGTATGGAAGAAAAGCGCAGAAAAAGAAAGAATTTGGAGTAGgagaagagccgcaagaatga